The Sediminicola sp. YIK13 genomic sequence AATAATATTCCAAATCGTTTTTAGGTATAGTGGATAAGAGTTTAATATAGTCTATAGAACCATTGCCCAATTCAGTATAGTCCCTGGTTATCTTATCCATATCCTTTATATGCCACATGACATAGCGTCCGGGTTGATTTGCAATTAGTTCAGCTGGATCCATTTTAGAAGAGTGTATCACCCAATAAAGGTCCATCTGTAATTTCACCAAAGTAGGATCTGTTTCGCGTAGAATAATGTCATACCCTGTTTCCCCACCGTGCTCTGTAAATTCAAAATCATGATTGTGATAGGCAAATCCTAGTCCAGCATCATTTACCTGCTCCCCTATTCTATTTAGTTTGTCAGAAAGCATTTTAAAATTGTCCAACGTACGATAGTCGGGGTGCAACCATGGCCAGGTAATATAATGCTTATCGAGGATTAAGGCCCCTTCAATACATTGGTCGGTATACCTCTTGAGTTGATCCAAGGGTTGTTCAAAATAATCAGAAAAGCCATAATGACCACTCGAAGCAGTTAGCTGCAAATCATCCAAAATACGTTTGAAATCAGAGGCCTTGTAGCCATAATACGATCCTTTCCCCACATCATAGCCATAGAGTTCCAAATCCTCATAACCCAGGCTTGCAACTGTTTTTAAACTTCCAATGGGATCCCTTTTCATGGCATCCCGGATGGTAAAGAGCTGCAGCCCCATTTTAAATCTATTTATCGGGAACGTGGAAAAGCCTTTAAAGGGCAATAGGGTCGCCAAAGATAGCAGACCTGCCTGTTTTAAAAAGTCTCTTCGATGACCAGAAAGGTTTTGTTTCATTTATGGAGTTGGTTAAACTTTGGTTTAAAATTAAGGACTATTTTAGTTGGTTGGAGCTAATTATGTATGGCATTGATCTTATTGACTAAAATAAAAAATAATAGAAAATGCTTGGGCCTGATCCTAAGTAAGTTGCTGAGTTAAATGATAACAAATAATTCATGTAATGTAAATGACCTTATTCACTTGGAATGGACATTACATCACCCCTATATCGTATTGAAAATCGTTCGGAACTATTCACGTTTATATTGCTGGTCAGATTGGGAGACAGCGTGATAAACACTCTAAATGATTCTGTTTTATTGTTTATGTTAAAGCTTATTTCCTTGCTTCCTGTCTTTCTGTCCTCCATTACTTCATAATTTTTTGGGATGCCTTTAAATTGGATGGCATTATCACTGTTGGAATAGGCTCCACCCATTTGACGCTCTCCAAAATAAGGAAGATACGCAGAGATGGTATCGCCCTCCACTTTTAAAAAATTAGGGTTTCCAATAAGATTTATCTGATTGCCCGTACTACCCAGTGGTAAAAATCCGGCGTTGGAGATACTATTTAAACTGTTGGTCATTAAGGGTACCGCCCAATCACATTCAATTTGAAAGGATTTGGCTCTGACCAATTCCTCTAGTTTTTGTTTAGTGGATTTTACCGTTGTTGAGGAAGTACCACAACCGATGGTTATTCCTGCCATCAATATGACTACATACTTAAAATTTGGTTTCATAATTCCATAATGGGATAATGAAGTTATGGACTTTTTTAAACAATGCGTTTTAAAGTTATTATAAAGTTTAAGGACACTTTAAAGAACGACTTATAATTTTTTAACGAGTTTCATGAACTCTGAAATACGTTTGTATTCCAATTCATTTTCCCAGTTCCCCGCTTTTTTGAAATAGGAGCCAACGATCATCCCATCGCAAAGGGGCCAAAAATCAGCAACATTGTTTTTTGTAATACCGGAGCCGATAAGGACAGGTGATACGAGATCTTTTAAGGAATTTAATTCTTCAACCGAAGCCGAAACCCCAGTATGGCTACCGGTAATGACCATTCCATCACTCAGGAAAAATTGTGCAGCCCTAGCGGTGTCCAATAAAGGGACATCATTAGTGATAGCATGGGAGCTGTGTTTCTTTTTTATATCTGTAAATATTGCTATTTCTTCAGCATTTATATTTTTTCTATAGCGTAGCAACTCCCCTGCTTGGGCCTCAATAAACCCCTCATCTGCCAGGTGGGCGAATACAAAACCCTCTGCGCGAATAAAATCGAGTCCAGCTGCTTTGGCAGCAGCCAATGCTTCCATATTGGCCCCGGCCAAAATTTGGATACCTACGGGTAATTGGGTCTTTTGTTTTATGAGATGCCCAATTAAGGTCATCAGGGAGCTGATCTCATGACCCACATTTCCTTTGAGATAGGGAACATCATTCATGTTTTCTATCATGATGGCATCAATCCCTGCCTTTATATAGATATCCGCCTCCTCTAAAGCTGCCTTTATAATTTCGGAAGAATTCAGAGAATTTTTTGGAGTGCCTGGTAGGGCCTTAAGATGGATCATGCCTATTATGGGCTTTATTCCATTAAAGACTGTTTTAAATTTATCCATGAAAGCTATCTAATTCACTTAAAATTACGTAAATTTAAGAAGGTATTCATCTAATTATCAGAAAGATGTCCAATATTCCAAAAGTAACAGTAATTGGTGCTTCCAACGTTGATTTAATAGGTCTAGCTTCGGAAAAATTAATTTATGAGGATTCCAATGTTGGTTCGATTGACACTATACTAGGAGGGGTTGGTCGCAATATTGCTGAAAACCTAAAACATTTAGGGTTAAATGTTGATTTTCTAAGTGTATTTGCTGACGATGAGTTTTCTAAAACTTTAAAAAGATCCTGTGAGGATTTAGGCATCTCTATTGAACATAGTTTAACGGTCAAAGGTGGTAATACACCACTATATGTAGCAATCATGGACCATTACCGTGATTTGGCTTTGGCCCTTTCCTCCATGGAAATTTACGATACCATACCCGATAGTTTTATTTTGGATAAGTTGGACGTTATCGCCCAAAATGAATTTTGTATTGTAGAGACCAATCTTCCTGTTTCTATCTTGGAACTCGTCACGGAAAGACTTCCCAATGTCAAATTTGCCCTAGAAGCTGTTTCTGCAAAAAAGGCCTTAAAAGCAAAATCTGTCATAGATAGGTTACACATATTAAAATGCAATGCCAAGGAGGCGGAATTGCTAAGTAATATGACCGTTCAATATGAAAGTGACTATGAAAAGATGATTGAACATTTTTTGGGGATGGGAGTGAAAAAAGTTTTCATTACCCTCGGTAAAGATGGCGTGGCCTATGGGGACCAAAATGAAATCTTCATCAACAAAAACAATATACTTGTTCCAGTCAATACCATTGGAGCTGGGGATGCCTTTATGGCTGGACTCATCTATGGAGAAACGAAGGGAATGGATCTTTATGACATGGTTAATTTTGGAACTGGCTGTGCCCAGATCACAATTCAACATAAAAACGCGGTCCATCCTGAAATATGCGAGGAAATGGTTTTAAAAACCATGCAATGATTGCAGACATCCTTGACATTCAATCGGAGGTAAGTAACGCTATAAATGAAGGCTTGCCCATTGTAGCATTGGAATCTACAATAATCTCGCATGGCATGCCCTATCCACAAAATTTGGAAACTGCTTTACAAGTGGAGCAAATCCTGAGAGATACCGGGGTTGTTCCTGCAACTACTGCCGTACTTAACGGGAAGCTCAAAGTGGGGTTAACCACAAATGAACTTGTACACATAGCCAAATCGGGCTCAAAAATCACAAAAGCAAGCCGTAGGGATCTTCCATTCCTTTTATCAAAAAACATAGATGGGGCCACAACAGTGGCGTCCACAATGATTGCTGCCCAATTGGCCGGAATTTCTATCATGGCCACTGGGGGAATCGGAGGGGTTCACCGAGGGGCTTCTGAAAGCTTCGACATTTCAGCGGATCTACAAGAGTTGGCCCATACCAACGTAGCAGTAGTCTGCGCTGGGATCAAATCCGTTTTGGATATTGGTTTGACCTTGGAATACCTGGAAACTCATGGGGTACCCATAATCGGTTATAAAACCTCTGAATTACCGGCATTCCACACCCAAAAGAGTGGCTTTAAAGTAACTTGCCAAATGGAAAGTGCCAAAGAAATTGCTCACATGTTAAAAGTAAAATGGAGCCTTACTTTAAATGGGGGCGTCATTATTGCCAATCCCATCCCCAAGGAAAAGGAATTGTCATCTGAAGTAATGCATAAGGCTATTGAAGAGGCACTTTTGGAAGAGCAGAAGTTAGGAATAAAAGGAAAGGAAAGTACTCCGTTCCTTTTGGGAAAGGTAAAAGAATTGACCAGCGGCTCCAGTCTAATGGCCAATATTGAGTTGGTGTATAACAATGCAAGAGTAGCTGCGGCCATTGCCAAGGAATACACTGCCCAGATGTAATAATTACTGATTTACATGGAATAAAATTAAAGAATAATGCATCTTTGAAAACAAATTTAATTCCATAGCCAGTTGCTTCATAATGCCAGTAACAAAACACCTTCATTTTAAAATACACAAACCTTTTGGCATGTTGAGTCAGATGGGTTCCAATGATCCCAAGGAGGTTCGGAGTAAGCAATTCTTGGGGGAGCTTTTTAATTTTCCTGAAGGGATTATGCCTATTGGCCGTTTGGATGCGAAATCGGAAGGGTTGCTGCTAATGACCACAGATGGTAAATTAAGTGATACCATTAACCGATCCGGGGTAGAGAAAGAATATTACGTCCAATTGGATGGGGAGATCACCGATAAAGAGATTGCAGACTTGCAAACTGGGGTAGAAATTGGTTTTGGCGGTAAAAAGTACAATACTAAACCATGCAGGGTTCATAAAATCAATACCCCTCACCTACTTCCTCCACCAGATCATAAACTGCGAATAGGAAGGCATAGGCCTACCTCATGGATCAGTATTGTATTGACCGAGGGTAAGTTTCGACAGGTGCGTAAAATGACTGCGGCTGTGGGTTACCCTACTTTGAGATTGGTGAGGGTAAGAATAGGGAGTATAACTTTAAGAGATCTTATCCCCGGTGCTGTAGCGGAAATAAAGGTTCCATTTTAATCTATACGGAATGATTTTTTAATTAGGGATATTCTATATTAAGGATTTCGAAGACTCTATTGCCATTCTCTAATTTTAGGATTGCCTCTTCCCCTACCTTTTTATGGTTCAGGATCTTGGCCAATGGTGAAGTAAATGCTATTTTACCCTTAGAGATATCAGCCTCATCTACGCCTACGATCTGAAGCGTTTGTGATTTTCCTGTTCCTTGGACTTTTAATTGTATCTGTGCTCCAAACCTTATACTTTCCTTGTCTTGACTTCCGAGGTCAATAGGTCTGGCACTATTTATTCGGTCATTTAACAATTGGAGTTTCCCGTTCAGAACCAATAATGCAATTCTTCTTTCATTGGGGTCGCCAATGTCCAATGTACTGCGCTCATGTAACAGCACTGCCCTTTCATCCATTAGCTTCTGTAATCCCACTGGGGTTACATAATTGATCTCCCCTGCTGGCAAGTGTGCTCTTGGGGAAATTCTAGGTATTTCTTCTTGGTCATCTTCCTTAACAAAGGCTCTACTCATAAATTTTCAAAATTGTAATTACTTTAAAATAGAAAAAAATAAGAAGGATTCCAAGCCAAACACCTACTCTAGGTCATCACTAAGTTCAGTGATTGGGGTGAGTTCCAATTTCCTGAACTCTACCTCCGATCCTTCTGCTTGCACGGCAATCTGTCCACTGCTCACCGTTGCATTGTACCCATGGTTGGCCAAGGTACCGTTGACCCAAACTTTTATTTTATTTTCAAAACATTCGATCACCATGGAATTCCATTCACCCAAGGGTTTTTCCAAACCGTTCTTCAAGTTTTCAATACGTCTGTTTGTACCTTCGATGATACCCCATGATTCCTTGGGACCTCTTCGTTCTACCATATTATCGGCAGTAATATCTTCCACTATTACCCAAAAGTCACCTGCATTTTCATGTTCCATTTGTACCTCAATAGATTTTGGGAACATCTTGTAAAGAGCCCTTGGGGTGGAAGCGTGTACCAAAATTCCGCAATTCCCCGGTTCTCCTGTGAAGCGGTACTCAATATCCAATCTGTATTCTTTATAGTCAGCATCGGTGATGAGATGGCCTCTTGGCGTACCTAGACTCACTAAGTTACCATCTCGAACAATAAAGGGATTAATGGTATTTGATAGGGTGTCCATTTCGGGGACATCCACATGCCAGCCCTCTTGGTTCTGGCCATTAAAAAGCGGAACAGTTGTTTGGGTATTACACCCAACTAATATTAAAACTTCAGCGCAAAGAAATATGAGTTTTTTCATGGATTTTTGAAAATGTATCAGTTATATATTGATTTTTCTTTTGCGTGCCGTGATCTGCCAGGTGTCCACCTTATTGCCATTCTCTATAACCGCTGCCTCGTCATATAAATTGATCGTAGGGCAAATGTGATACGGTACGCCATAGAAGACATCACCAACCTTTATTTTATCCCATTCCTTTACCTTAAATACTCCGTGTTCTTCACTTTGTGATAGAAGCTCATAATCAGATAGATTCAGAATTCTCACCCGATTCTGGATAGGATTTTCCGCTGCTATCCCTTTATGTCCAAGATCTAATGTAATGATGCCCTTTTTAGGTTTGGAAATTACACGGGTGATTAAAAGGGCGGCATATTTAAATTCCTGTTCTCCCAATTTGTCGCCATATCCCCAATCCCAAAACAAACAAGTACCTGGACTACAAATACGGCTTTCTTCCAATAGATGGGCCGTAAAAGAAGGTGTACCGCCACAAATAAGCTGGCGATTTGGATCCTTCTTTTTTAATTGGGCATATAGTGCATTGACATTTTTTAGGCCATGCTCTATCTCCTCCTTTCTTTTTTGAAAGTCGCTATTCCTTAAATGCCCATCATAAACGTGTAAACCTCTGAAATATAAATTTTTAAGGTTATTTACCTCCAATAAAAGTTCATCCAACCCGGCTCCCATTTCTATCCCGGAGCGGTCCATGCCGTTGTTGATATCAATGAAAATTTCGATACGAAGCTTATTGTTCAGAGCTACTACATTTAGCCTTTGGGCAGAAGCTATATTATCTGTAAGGGTGGAGAATACAGTATTTGGATAATGTTCAATAAGCGATACAAATCGGTCTACTTTGGGGCCGACCAATTGGTGGGCTATTAAAACCTCATGAGCTCCTTCTTGGGCGGCCATTTCGGCCTCCGCTATGGTAGATGCTTTAAACCTCGTTATGCCATTGGAGATCATTAGGGCAATGACCTTCGGCATTTTATTGGTTTTTACATGGGGCATCAACCTGGAAACATCATCGCCTACCATAGCCTTCATCTTATGAATATTAAATAGCAGACGATCCTTGTATAAGGCTATGGAAGGGGAATCCAGTTCCGACACATTGTTGATAAGGTACCAGTTTGAAGATAAATTGCCAGGGGTCATTATTCTATATTTACGTTAGGTTACTTTATAGGTACTGTTGAATTTCCTAATCAAGATATAAAGGATTACTCCTGCAAGCAAGCAAGCAAGGGTAAAATGCCATTGAAAACCCTGGCTGGCCAAAATTGGAAAAAATACGAGACAGGCAACCTCAAATGGGGTTACCCCAATATAACCCAAGGCGAAAACGGGTAGTGTTTCGGATTTGGATTCAGGGTCAACCATCCGTAATAAGGCGATTCCGATGGCAGTCACCCCTAAGGACATGCCCCATAAAAAAATAGATTTTTCAAACCAGTAGGTAATAAATAATTTTGGACCCATAAACCGAAAAAGAAAAACTGCCAGTGCTATACCCAAAACAAATATGAGCAGCAGAGGACCGGCAAATTTAACTACCACTGCTGTTTTTATGGATGCAATTCCAAATACCACAATGAGATCTGCGAATAGCCCGCAAATTCTGCTCATCAGCTTAGGATCGAAGTATTGCATTAATTTTAATTTAGATAATAGAGCCTTTAACAGCAACCCTACGACAAAAGCAAAGGAAAAGGCGGCAATGGTATAACCACTTAAAAAAGGTTTGGTAATATTGGTGAGAAAAATTCCAGCAAACCCAACAAATACTACTAACATAAGATGCATTAATAAGGGATCTATGGCAATGTTTGAAAATGTGGCCTTCCCAATGGATTTTTGGTCCTTTGCAGCTATCAGTCCAGTTTTATAGCTGTTGGGCAACTCGTTAAAATTTTTAATAAAGGAAGTATGTTTCTTTTTTATGCCCCATTGCACCATAATTACCCCTCCCATAGTTGCAGAAAATATCCCAACCGTAGCGCTTGTCATTGCCAAGGATTGTGCTTCTACCCAGTTCAGATTGGAGGCAAAAGACTCCCCTATTGCTGCCGCAGTTCCATGGCCACCAAAAAAACCTGTGGCCAAGATGGCACCAAAACTAGTGTGGATTCCAGGATACAACCAGCTTAAAAAAGTAAGCCCAAAAAAGAGTCCTATTCCCCATTGTAGCAAGAGAATGATAATGGATGCGCCTCCAATTTGAACAGTATTTCTTTTAAACTCCCTTGATTTATCTTTTTCAATGTCGAAGGTAAAAGGCAGGCAGCCAAACAAAAAAGCGATCATTACTCCCGGATAAGACCCAATTTGATCCGAAAACGGTAGAAATTCCAACCCATTAGTGCCCAAGAGTAGGCCTAATAATCCTGTAATAATACTCACAGGGATAAATAATTTTTGCAAAAAGGTGATTCTATTTCTAAGTATAAAACCAATTAAAAGAAGGATGGATATTAATCCTAGATCCTGAATAAAACTAGATGGCATGGAAAGGTTTTAAATGTGCTTAATTGATTCTAATTAACTGATTTTAAGTTGTTTATTGTGATTTAGCCAAACTTATCCTCGATCCGATTATTATCTTTTGATCGGTAGTCTTATCTGAGATGGATAAGTATCTGAATGATGCACCTTATTACGGGCAACCACCCCTTTGGATTCATCATAATTGGTTCCCCCAGTATTTAAATTACGGGCAAATCTTGGAAAATTACTACTCGATATCTCGATTCGAATCCTATGACCCTTTTTAAAGTAATTACTGGTAGACATAGGTGTTAGGTCTACCTTGTATACCTTCCCTTTTTGCATAAACACTTCTTTATCATAGCCTTCTCTATACCTTACCCTTTGAATGGTCTCATCCAAATTATAGGCGGTGCCGTCTGGATAAACATCTATTAGTTTAATGGTAAAATCGGTATCCTTGGCATCAGAGGACACATACAAAGTGGATTCGATGAAGCCTGATACTTCTACCCCTTCTGAAAGAACATCTGTAGTGTACACCAAAATATCGTTTCTAGTTTCCATTTGTTGTTGGTCAAAGGCTCCACCTTGCACTGCATTTCCTGTACAACATACGTTGCCCCCATATGATGTAACGGGATTCATAGGATCATAAATAAATGAATCGGGCATGTCCTGTTTTGGCTTGGTGGTTGTTAGTTTGCCATCCCCATATAAGCTATTGGCACTTCCTTTACTATTGATGTAGTACGTTTCCAGCTTTGTGGTAGCCGGCGGCCATTCATTTGCCGATTGCCAAGTATTGCTTCCCATGGTATAGTATTGTACCCTTGGGGTTTTTTCTTTAAAATTGTTCTGTTCCCCTTTTAACCAAAGATCAAACCAGGCATAAATCTGTTCTTCATAGTTCAGGCGGGCATCTCCAACACTGCGTTCCCCAACAATCGTATTCTCTGTGGCCCTTGTATAGGCACAGTGTAAAGTGGGTGCTATGACCAAGTACTGGTTGTCCCTTATTTCCTGGTCTTTGGCATTTTTTCGCACATGATTGAAAAGGGCCAAATTAGGACTTATGGAGACGTCATACCATGAGGCGAACCAAAAACTGGGAACTCCAAAATCCATTTTGTCATGATAGAGTCCGCCTGTATACCAATCTTCGTGGTTAGGGGTGCGCCGAACCATTTTGTCAAACACCTCTTTTTTGCCATTCATATTCTTTAAAATATCTTGGATTGGAAGGTGTTTCAAGGCTTCGGCCATATCCACAGATGGATTTTCTGGTGCCAGGTCATAAAATCTTGAAATGCGGATTAAATCTTCTTGGGTGGCTCCGGCAGGAATTCTTGGTTTGAATTTATCGTGTTCAACACCATATAACCATGAAAAGAATAAAAGTTGTTCTACTCCTCCCCTATACCAGTTTCCCTGTTCATAATAATCACCTATTCGTCCTACCCCAGCCCCGTATCCTTGTGGAACCATTGCTGCATGTGATGGGTGATCCAAAGCCGCCACGGCCATTTGCCATTCTGCAGTTGAGCTACAGCCCAAAGTGCCAATTTTTCCGTTGGACCATGGTTGATCCTTCATCCAAGAAAAGGCATCATACCCATCGGTAAGCGGTACCCCCAAAATATCCCATTCCCCTTCAGAGAAGTACCTGCCACGTTCGTTCTGTACTACATATGCATACCCCCTTTTTACTGCCTCGTAAGCCCGTTCTGCTGTCCTTGTTCTTTCTTCCCCATCTCCCCAAGAATTGAAATTGTAAGGGGTCCGTGAAAAGATAATGGGAACTGGGGCTGCACCTTTAGGTCTGTATATATCCGTTGCCAGGCGTACACCATCACGCATGGGCATCATTACTTTTTGATCAGTAATTGCTATTTCATTGAGTTTCTCAAGTATGTCATTTTGGGCCTGTAGGTTGAAAGTAAAAAAATAAAGCAACAAGCAAAATGTAGCGAAGTTCAATCGTGTATTCATGGTTTATTTTTGGTTGGTAATTTTCAAATGGTAAGTTATAAAAAATTGAACCAAATACCACCCCAAAAATCATTTTGATCTTTATTTAGGAACCCTAAATTGCTCCATGCACTATAAGCTTTTCTAAAATGACAGATTAATTACTGGGATTGGCTAGTTCCCTTATCCCTATTTTTAATTTTTTTGCCGTCTTCCTTCATCTGCAGGAACAATTCTCTGAACAGGCCACGGGCTATCAACAGTTTCATGATCTCATTGGTGCCTGCATAGATCCTTGCCACCCTATTATCGGCATACATTCTAGCGATGGGATAATCCCACATATATCCATATCCACCAAATAATTGTAGACATTCATCTACCACCACCCCACACATTTCTGTGGCCGAATACTTGGCCATGGAGGCACTTTCTGCTGTTAGTTCATGTGTTGGCACCATTTGGATGCAACGATCTATAAATGCTTGGTGTACTTGAAGTTTTGTCGCACATTCGGCCAACTTAAATTGGGTGTTCTGGAAGGCGGCGATTGGCTTTTTAAAAGCGGTCCTGGTAGACGTATAATCAATGGTATCCATTAAGGCACCCTCTGCATTGCCTATGGCCGTTACCGCTACCGTTAAACGTTCCCTTGCCAACTCCTGCATCATAATCTTAAATCCTTCCCCTTCCCTCCCTAAGAGGTTTTCTTTGGGTACTTTTACGTTATCGAAGAAGAGCTCGCAGGTATCCTGGGCTTTCATCCCAATCTTTTTAAAAGGAATTCCTTTTTCAAAGCCATCCCATTTACTTTCCATAATCAAGAGGGAAACCCCTTCCTTTTCTTTTCCTGGGTAGGTTTTTACCGCTACCACGGCCATGTCGCTCAGGTAGCCATTGGTAATAAAGGTTTTTTGTCCATTGACCAAGTAATGGTCACCTTTGTCAACAGCAGTGGTGCGTATGGCTTTCAGGTCGCTCCCACAATTGGGTTCTGTCATCCCTATGGCAGTAATTAGGTTTCCGCTTGCCATAACAGGTAGGTATTGCCGCTTTTGGGCTTCGGTACCATGATTTAGTAAGTAGGGAGCTACAATGTCTGAATGAAGGGAAAATCCAGGGCCACTGAATCCTTTTTTTGCCAATTCTTCAATAAAAAGGGAGCTATAGCTGAAATCAAGGCCGCTTCCCCCATATTGGGTAGGCATATCAATACAAAGAAGACCCAAGGAACCGGCACGTTCCCATACAGTCCGACTAACCATTCCATCCTTTTCCCATTGCTCGTTCTGATCCAAAATATCATTGGAGATAAAATCTTGGATCATATCGCGCATCATACGGTGCTCTTCCGATGCATATATTTTTCGTTCTAAAAGTACATTTGATAACATAGGCCAAATTGCTTAGAAGGATGAATACCTAAATGTATCAAAATAATCCATGTTACTGAGAAAATGGGGGCTGATTTTAGTTCCTATTCCTCTTTAATTTCTTAAAAACAGGGTAAGAAAATTGATTTACCAATCTATAGGTCGGTAATCCTTTAGGAATTTTCCACACCAATGTTTCCCGGTATTGATTCCATCAAATAAGGGATCCAAAACCCTGGCGGCCCCGTCCACAATATCCAATGGGGGTTGAAAATCCTCCACTTCTTTCTTCCTTTTCGCCAATTCTGCCGGATCTTCATCAGTTACCCACCCTGTATCCACTGCATTCATAAAAATGCCTTCTTTGGCCAAAGTGCCCGAGGAGGTATGGGTGAGCATATTTAGGGCCGCTTTGGCCATATTGGTATGTGGGTGTCTATCTTCCTTGAAAAAACGATGAAACTTACCTTCCATGGCAGAAACATTGATAATGTGTTTTTTTCCAGTTGGATTCTTTTTCATGAGTTCGGACAGTCGGTTACAGAGTACAAATGGCGCTACGGAATTTACCAGTTGCACCTCCAACATTTCCGTGGTCTCGATTTGACCGAGCCTTAACCTCCAACTATTGGTCTTTCGTAAATCCACTTGTTGCAGATCCGCATCCAACTCCCCATCTGGAAAAATGTCTTCAGCTACCAAGGTATTATCAAAGCTGTAAGGAATTTGTGATAGCTTTGCCGATGCCCTAAGCCCTATAC encodes the following:
- a CDS encoding sugar phosphate isomerase/epimerase family protein is translated as MKQNLSGHRRDFLKQAGLLSLATLLPFKGFSTFPINRFKMGLQLFTIRDAMKRDPIGSLKTVASLGYEDLELYGYDVGKGSYYGYKASDFKRILDDLQLTASSGHYGFSDYFEQPLDQLKRYTDQCIEGALILDKHYITWPWLHPDYRTLDNFKMLSDKLNRIGEQVNDAGLGFAYHNHDFEFTEHGGETGYDIILRETDPTLVKLQMDLYWVIHSSKMDPAELIANQPGRYVMWHIKDMDKITRDYTELGNGSIDYIKLLSTIPKNDLEYYYLEQGGNFAENSMKSITDSAAYFKQHLQKYL
- a CDS encoding DUF4251 domain-containing protein; the encoded protein is MKPNFKYVVILMAGITIGCGTSSTTVKSTKQKLEELVRAKSFQIECDWAVPLMTNSLNSISNAGFLPLGSTGNQINLIGNPNFLKVEGDTISAYLPYFGERQMGGAYSNSDNAIQFKGIPKNYEVMEDRKTGSKEISFNINNKTESFRVFITLSPNLTSNINVNSSERFSIRYRGDVMSIPSE
- a CDS encoding BtpA/SgcQ family protein, which gives rise to MDKFKTVFNGIKPIIGMIHLKALPGTPKNSLNSSEIIKAALEEADIYIKAGIDAIMIENMNDVPYLKGNVGHEISSLMTLIGHLIKQKTQLPVGIQILAGANMEALAAAKAAGLDFIRAEGFVFAHLADEGFIEAQAGELLRYRKNINAEEIAIFTDIKKKHSSHAITNDVPLLDTARAAQFFLSDGMVITGSHTGVSASVEELNSLKDLVSPVLIGSGITKNNVADFWPLCDGMIVGSYFKKAGNWENELEYKRISEFMKLVKKL
- a CDS encoding carbohydrate kinase family protein: MSNIPKVTVIGASNVDLIGLASEKLIYEDSNVGSIDTILGGVGRNIAENLKHLGLNVDFLSVFADDEFSKTLKRSCEDLGISIEHSLTVKGGNTPLYVAIMDHYRDLALALSSMEIYDTIPDSFILDKLDVIAQNEFCIVETNLPVSILELVTERLPNVKFALEAVSAKKALKAKSVIDRLHILKCNAKEAELLSNMTVQYESDYEKMIEHFLGMGVKKVFITLGKDGVAYGDQNEIFINKNNILVPVNTIGAGDAFMAGLIYGETKGMDLYDMVNFGTGCAQITIQHKNAVHPEICEEMVLKTMQ
- a CDS encoding pseudouridine-5'-phosphate glycosidase, with translation MIADILDIQSEVSNAINEGLPIVALESTIISHGMPYPQNLETALQVEQILRDTGVVPATTAVLNGKLKVGLTTNELVHIAKSGSKITKASRRDLPFLLSKNIDGATTVASTMIAAQLAGISIMATGGIGGVHRGASESFDISADLQELAHTNVAVVCAGIKSVLDIGLTLEYLETHGVPIIGYKTSELPAFHTQKSGFKVTCQMESAKEIAHMLKVKWSLTLNGGVIIANPIPKEKELSSEVMHKAIEEALLEEQKLGIKGKESTPFLLGKVKELTSGSSLMANIELVYNNARVAAAIAKEYTAQM
- a CDS encoding pseudouridine synthase, which produces MPVTKHLHFKIHKPFGMLSQMGSNDPKEVRSKQFLGELFNFPEGIMPIGRLDAKSEGLLLMTTDGKLSDTINRSGVEKEYYVQLDGEITDKEIADLQTGVEIGFGGKKYNTKPCRVHKINTPHLLPPPDHKLRIGRHRPTSWISIVLTEGKFRQVRKMTAAVGYPTLRLVRVRIGSITLRDLIPGAVAEIKVPF
- a CDS encoding GreA/GreB family elongation factor, with protein sequence MSRAFVKEDDQEEIPRISPRAHLPAGEINYVTPVGLQKLMDERAVLLHERSTLDIGDPNERRIALLVLNGKLQLLNDRINSARPIDLGSQDKESIRFGAQIQLKVQGTGKSQTLQIVGVDEADISKGKIAFTSPLAKILNHKKVGEEAILKLENGNRVFEILNIEYP
- a CDS encoding 3-keto-disaccharide hydrolase, with the translated sequence MKKLIFLCAEVLILVGCNTQTTVPLFNGQNQEGWHVDVPEMDTLSNTINPFIVRDGNLVSLGTPRGHLITDADYKEYRLDIEYRFTGEPGNCGILVHASTPRALYKMFPKSIEVQMEHENAGDFWVIVEDITADNMVERRGPKESWGIIEGTNRRIENLKNGLEKPLGEWNSMVIECFENKIKVWVNGTLANHGYNATVSSGQIAVQAEGSEVEFRKLELTPITELSDDLE
- a CDS encoding D-TA family PLP-dependent enzyme, which gives rise to MTPGNLSSNWYLINNVSELDSPSIALYKDRLLFNIHKMKAMVGDDVSRLMPHVKTNKMPKVIALMISNGITRFKASTIAEAEMAAQEGAHEVLIAHQLVGPKVDRFVSLIEHYPNTVFSTLTDNIASAQRLNVVALNNKLRIEIFIDINNGMDRSGIEMGAGLDELLLEVNNLKNLYFRGLHVYDGHLRNSDFQKRKEEIEHGLKNVNALYAQLKKKDPNRQLICGGTPSFTAHLLEESRICSPGTCLFWDWGYGDKLGEQEFKYAALLITRVISKPKKGIITLDLGHKGIAAENPIQNRVRILNLSDYELLSQSEEHGVFKVKEWDKIKVGDVFYGVPYHICPTINLYDEAAVIENGNKVDTWQITARKRKINI